Part of the Xenopus tropicalis strain Nigerian chromosome 3, UCB_Xtro_10.0, whole genome shotgun sequence genome, CTTTTAAACTATAAATATTCATGTTTGGAAATGGCAAAATCATAGAACATGTGGTTTATCCTGACTTAATCAATGCCTTTCTTGGAAGCTTAACTCATTGGTCAAGTGAGTGGTTTATCGATGAAGGCTCTTTTATACTAATTCAAACACTAACTCAAAGTAGCTCATTTAGGCTTACAGTAacaataaattattttctagCTATCATATTCCAAGCAACAGGAGTTGTGGTTAAAGGCACAATATCACAAGCTTATGCTTATAAAGTTGCAATTTTTAAGGGACTGTATGCATCCCCTGCGGGGGGTATAAAAATAGTGACCCCTGAATACTGTCCAAAAGCCAAATAAGAAGTTGCGCTCATTGCATTCAGATACTGCTTGAAAGTGTAGTCCATCAAATGTAGAGTGGAATGTAAGAATCTCTAGGGTTGCGCTTGTGACTGAAATCATGTACACAGACATTGACATATCTAATCTGGGTATCTGTAGTTACAAGACATCTGTAACATCTTCCTGTTGCATTTATGCATTCTGTTGGTAATTTACCAAGCTGTGCCAGCTGAGAGCAAGTTTTGGTAGCTTACCAGTAAATCTTCGGTAAGGCAAAGCCATGCAGAAGCTTTGCACATGGTGCCTCTTAGTAAACGAATTAAGAACAAAAGTTAAAATCACTATGAGGTGCCAAATAGTTGCTTACCTGATAACCCCAGGCCAGTGATCCTGTAAGCAGAAAAATGCACCAGCCAGGATATTTCTATAGAAATTCAGCAGGATCTTCTTCTTTTCTCTAGGCATGGGCAGgcatatgcacagtagagtaaaaaaaactgctttttgcgtctaagttcagctttttactaCGCATGTACCTGCCCAGACCAGAACAAAAAGAAGGTGGAAGACGTGAACAGGAGCACGGCCAGGGTATCAGGTCATTGATTGtaatcatattatatattttttttctttaaagcaagTGTACCTTCAAAAGGTTTGTTTTAACCCCATAATGAAAGCATAATGTGTGTAATTAATCTTTCTTTTGACATTTTAGTGCAGTTACTGAATTCATCACAATGCACAAATGATTTCTGCTCATCAGTATCACTTGACAAAAAAAGCCCTGCCAAGACAGGGTTAAAagttatatatcatatatatttcaTGTGTCCAAGGAAAATCTAAATGACTAGTGTGAACAAGAATATTGATCATCATAGATTTCCCCACCCCAAATCAATTGATTTTCCAATAGcttcagctttaaaaaaaaaaaaaactaaaatcaatatCTGTTAACAATTACAACACATTTACTCACCTAAGTAATTGACTCCTTCTTCTGGTGTAATTGTCCCATATTTAACCATCATTTTTACAAAGTCAATTAGAGTTTTCATTATTGTTATCAATGTCTTCTTCTCTTTGGCATcgttttctataaaaataaaatatgacattgGAAACCATAATAATCAAAGAGATACATTTAAGAAGGTAATGATTCATTATTCATTATCATTGCCTTGCCTTgcaaaagaatacatttatttcattaatttattttaataatgaatAAACTGCAGTTCCCCTGCTGTTACTATGCTATTATTTTGCTAGAACTATagagaaatgtatttattcccTTGACTATACTTCTGCTCTCTGCTTAAAGAACTATGTTTTCACAAGTTATGTTAACATTTACATACATAGAAGATTATTTCTCTAAGAACAAAGGGAAGCTTTACCAGAAGATTTGTCATCAACTAtgtatctaaagctggccattcactGAAAGATTTGCTTATTTTGCGAGGACAGCAaaaatctttccccaatatgcccaccatacacaggctgataagttGCTGAAGTGgtccatcagcagcttttatcagcccatggcCACTTTGAGGAAACTCAAACTGTGCCTTTTTGACAACTTTTCTTAGGGTAAAGTATTAGAATTAGTATTATAACCACATTTTCAACAAAATAAAAGAACAGTAAGCAGCAACAGAATATACTACTAGAGAATTTTCACTTCTAAATGATAAAATATGCCAAAATTCACTACCTCTCAGATGGCAGTACAAATTTATTAAATAGCAAATATCCAAGAGGCCTAATGTGTAAATCCCCCATATTTATAACATGCAAACTAAATCCCTACTTCTGACCACAATCAGCATCTAAAGGAGCCAAGGCtgccatattttaaaaaaacctaCTCAAAGGTATTCCCCAGTAATAAAGGGCTAAATGGTATTGGGTGGTTTGTACTTTCATGTCTGTGCATGCAGAGAGGTGTGGTTTGGTGGTCGGCCTGGGAAACGTTTGCCTTCGCGTTTTCCAGGCCGAGCGGAGATATGCTTTGTGTGACCATGCCCTAAAGGAGTTTATTTAttaaccagtgatgttgcccatagcgaacaatcatatatttgcttttgttttataacttgtaggtgactgttcaaatctaatttcttgttggttgctatgggcaacatcaatggtgatgtttgtctccagtttatttataaacactcCCCTGTGTCTACTCACAAAGAGAAACTAAAGCAGTGTATTTTGTTCCGgaaatgtgttgtttttaaaaTATGCCTTTTTCGGTTACCTGAGTTAAGACTTTTTATAAGTCGATTAAAATTTGGGAAATATTGGAGATCATCAAAGTCTTCTTCGGGAGATAATTCATTCCTTCTTTCCTTGCTGCTAAAAGAATCCTCATTTTTTGTTTCAGATGATTCtctgtcttcatttttatttcgtgtttcctaaataaatgtaaattataattTAAACAATGATAGTGGGAGTCAGACAAATTCCTGTAGTCAAAAAATGCATATGCCTGCATATGTGGCCCGCAGAGGACATCGTTTTGCTATGCTTCATGTGGTTGCTTGCCTAAAGGCCAAACATATCACGTCTTTGAATACTTGGCCAAGTGAAcagatatttacatttacaagtaGCTAAACACCATAGATAAATCAAACCCGAGGCTCAGTTTCAGTTCCCAGTTCTGGGGCTGATAGCTGAGCATGAAATAATTCAAACTACAGGCCATTTTGAAAGACACTTCTACTTACCAATACTTGATACTGCAGGTAATGACAGTATCTATCATTACTTTATGGTCTATACAGAAATGGTATATATAGCACTAACTGCTGCACATATAAATATGAATGAGCCTGAGCAATTCAAGGTTGTGATTATACAGAATGTGTTCTCTAGATTAAATATTATGCCTGCTTCCATTACTATCATCTATTTGGTTTCCGGGCACTATCACATGCTGTTATAGAAAACATCTTGCGtagtggtgtaaaataaagtAATTACTTCCAGAGGCTAATAACGTCACAGAGAGCCACACAGCATTGCCAAGGATGCGCAAAATAAATTACCATTTTTCCCTCCTGCTTATCGTCATCGTAGACGTCTGATCTCACGGCTGCATAATCCAGATCTCCTGCTTCCTTCTCACGGTTTTTAGCCTCATTAGCAATTAGTTGCTGTAAAACTTCTGCCACTTCATCTTCTAATGTGTATGCCTGGCTTTCTGTAATCTGAAAGCAAAGATTGTACTGATTACATTACTGTAAGCTCATTTCAGTAGCCATTAAACTCTCATTTAACTGCTAGTTGTTGATTTCACTAAGAATAATATATTCCAGGCAACTATGAACAATATTggtagaaaaataatttatttttaatataatttagcaCACAACCTTTAAAATCATTTACTACACACACAGTGGTAATACACCAAGAACAGCTATGGGGGAAAGTATTTCCAATACATAATGATGAAAGATTCCCTTTTAAGAGAGTCATATTTTATGTATGCACTGGTGTTAAAGAATAACTAAACCCCCGAACAATGCAGGCTTCTAATtctaatatattgcataaaacaactcatatgtaaaaccctgcttcacctaaataaaccattttcatacagaaatactttttaagtagtagtagtatttaAATACTATgtacttctaaatagaaaactgccattttaagtactaagggctgccccctgggatcctgtgattcacggtgcacacaaagaaaccaagggcacacatacatgctaggtcacatcatcCACTTAAGAGACAAAGTTCTGTCTGTCACTccaacacttcttcctgttacagttagtaTTTATTCtgaatgtatagttttcctttaatcaagcCAAAATCAGTTCAGAAATATTTTCTGATGTCACTCACACGTGACACACtgacaatattattaataggatACCAAGAGAAAAGAGACACCTttccaggtatgggacccattatccagaatgctcgggacctggggttttccggataagagatctttctgtaatttggatcttcataacttatgtctgcttaaaaacatttaaatattgaataaacccaataggtttgttttgcctccaataaggattcattatatctcagttgggatcaagtacaaggtattagtttattattacagaggaaaagtaaGTAGTAGGCAGTGGAAAGATCCTGATGATGcgtttgcataaaaaaaggcacagtcatgtcaaaaaagtgtctcaaatttttcagcaaagcaaaacaggacacattcactcatcaataCTTACAGTAATATCTGAGTAACAGTTATAATGCAATTTATTATATACCTCTAGCATGCCTAATATTTAGTCAGAAAATCAATCTAATTAAATCAGTGGAACAGTTACGGTATCTCAGAATAATAATttagagccacaaataacctcaTAAGTATACCCTCTGTAAAGAATAACAGTAGGTACTAGAAATACCATGAAATAAATGGTATTAGGGAGGAATGAATAAACAGGTAAACTTTATTGAGTAATTGctattgttttttatataaatatatatatatatatatatatatatatcaataagtGGTAGGCACTGAAAAGATCCAGTTGCTGGTAATATACAAACTATATACTTAATCCTGTGCCCTGACATTTGACCCATTTGCAGTTAACTTACAGTTATATCTCAGTAACAGTTATAATGCAATGCAAATCATTAAATACCTCTAGCATGCCTAATATTTAGTCAGAAAATCAATCTAAATCAGTGGAACAATTACAGTATCTCAGAATGTTTGCCAGGTCCCGGACACTCTAAGGCTCCCATGCAAGTATAGGGAGATCTCTGCAAGCACTAGAGTAAGTTAATATCTTCTTGGTTGTACAGTAAGGCCTTTTCTTTAAAGCTTTTATAGTGCACTCGTTTATAGCTAGTCAAATGGCTAATTTAATccaaaaaattataatttaaggTTAGAATTGGCTAAAGATAAATGATGAATGTATTTAACATAGAGTACACTTACCAGTCCAAGGTTCAGAAGCTTCGACACAATCTTATCAAACACCCCCCTGTCATTTTCCTCGTATATTCTTGTGGCAATCTTTCTAACAATGTCTTCTGCAGTTAAAGGTGTGCCATCTAACTGGTGCAGGCCATCCGGGTCATCTGCCATAGGATAACAAGTTTAGACAATAAGAATGCGTTATGAGTCCATGTCATCCTCAAAATTCGTGATATTCATACATTTGTAACAAAGAATCATTATAGTTGTTTAaagtaaaccctacattttcccaccatgtatataagttgggcacatctcccccacccaaatcacaccatttttattgcatatatctcctcctttcaccagcaccatcacattttcctaaaacaaatagcacaaaaaccatcactaaatggtagcTCAATGCAAatcatgtaaaagggcaatatttactgacatatatatatatatatatattccagttcagtaagattctttaataggccactatctgttgtttaagtattcattctggaggtataattttcctttaatctgAAGATATTTTTGTTTTGGTTCTTTAAATGCTTTGTATGAAATACTTTTGTAGTTGTATGTTCCAAAATCACATTTACAGCTCTTCAAGATCTCAGATAATAATAATGTACCACTAATAAAATGAAATCCTCATCTAAAGGTTTGTTTCCCTTACAGAACATTCATAAAAGCCAAAAATCTCTGCAcagattgctttatttgttactatgATAAGCACTGAATCTGTTGGCTTAAAAGACTGGAATGTCTCCAGACAGAACAGATGCTGTAGAAGTCTTCATTTAGGAAGGATAAATAGTATTGCACGACCTAAGCCTAGTCTGTTTGACTCTTTTTTTGGTTCAGACTTTCACTTGTTACTAAAACAACACATTACTCATGATTCTGGGTCCTCTTTCATGCTTATTGTTATCACTTGTGATTACTCATAGTATGACCAACATTAATTTAGGTAGGAAAGTACAGAATTTACTATGATTACAGAATATAACTATTGTACTATATCCTGCACCACAGCAAATGCACAgagtttcatttatttatttagatagacattagggctcatttatgagcaGGAAGCAGGGTGCCATTTTTGTGGCTTTAATGCCTAAATGAATTGCTGCAGGCCTCTACGCAATGTTTTGTAACACAGAGACCTACAGCTAGTCACATGAATACAGCACCGTCTACTTTTAGCAGCAGGGGTATCGGATGCAGGCCCCAATGATGCCCGGTACTTACcgcctgctatgtaacctatagTAAGGACAGGACTGATCTGTAGTTGCTGATGCTTCACTCTGCACTACGTGCTGGATTTTTTATTTGACTGCAGGGTGCAGCTAGTCCCAAGGCAGATGTGCTCTAATGCACCCCTTAGTATTCTTGCACTTCTGTCCTTAATTGACCCTATTTATGCCCTTACTATGGTGTAGCACACAGTATGCATTCTCCACCACAACACTAAACTCTGACATTATAAAGAGATGTTGGTACCAGAAACTAAAACATTAAaccttgcatgctatttataattttaccataaaagtatttccaaATGCTGTTACATTATCTTTCTGGTCCCCTCCCCCCCGCTTCAATATGAAACAAGGCTAAAATCAAGTAGAGCAAAAGAAAGCTCTAAAAACAATTCACTAGATGCATATTCATAAAATAATAAACTTGCCTTTAATAATGAATGTGGGAAGGATATAGATAATAAAAATACCTTCATATTTATAATCCAACATGCTTTTAGTTGAGTCAAAATACTCTGCAGGCTTCAGGTTCTTTGTTGAATCAGCATCATCCAGGGTACCCCTGTGACCACCAACAGAGCTCCTTACACTTCCACTTCTCTTCACATCTCCTTCTTTTTCTGCTACTGACATCAACAGCCCAAGCTCATCCgcaaaggaatcattttttagCATCTCTTGGTTTTCTGCAAGATGGCAACACAATATAGCACTGGCAGTTTATTGCGGTTTTATTAGTAGCTACTTAACTCCCCACTTACCTTTGCTTGTGCCTCTGCTCACAGTGTCTGCCTCTGCAATCTTTAAGAGAGAAAAGGATTATTTTGAGGATCTATATAGTGGCATCTCTGCAACTGTATACTGAAAACTGTGCCTCACATCTAAGAACGTTACTGAATACAAAAGAACCCTTATTTTAAGCTTCTCAGGGGACGGCGTCAAACCAAcgtaaaatctgggaaaaaatgaaaatgataaatCGGGGTACATAAAATTGTGGTTCTACTGTATCTATGAAAATAATTGCACAGATATTGTGTGAAAAAGTTGAGTACTATTTAGAggttaaaatatatttactttgccttcctagcataataataatagtaatgcaaaaaaaaaaagaggaaatggGTCTAGGTCATTCAATTCTAAGTAACGGCTCATATATCATCTTGAGAGTATATTTAGAGTCTCTGATTCTGGACAGCGAAGGTAGTAGCCTTGCAGGAAACACCCACAATGCTAATCTTGTGCATTATATTAACCCACAACAGTAACTCCTATTAATGTCCTTCTGCAACTGCTGCTAGTTCTTGAATGATATGTGGATTTCATTCTCTGTAAAACATTGCAGGGATAAAAGTGCAATGAAATTATGAACCAGTTTTTTATTTCACTAATGCTTAAAGTTCAGCGTTTCCATATCTAGGTTTGCTTTGTCCCTGTTTTCAGGTGTCAGTATAGGGAATATTAATAAAAGGTGAAAACTTGTACATTAATCCATAGCAACAATGTTTACTTTAAAATGAGTTGCCATTatttgctacctgctgattggagtGCCATACATTGTTCCCCAAATGGTGTAGTTAGATTGCAGCCATTTTAGTGACTTTTGCACATGACATGTTGTCTCTTCTTGTCTCTGGCTCTACAGCAATCACATAGGAGCATGACTGTACTGTCATACTTGGCTTTTCAGCCAACTGCCATGATGATGCCATGATAGTCTTTACTATACATCATGTGGGTTCACCTACACTGCCCTCACCAGAGCTACCTAATCAGGACTATGCTGGGCCATGATGTGGCCCCAGTCTATTTTTTACCAAACCTTTTATTTAATTTAGCTGAAGTCTTGCAGTGCTACTGTACATTGATGCAAATATAATGCTTATATgatttttccattaattttatTGTTTCTTCTGTGCAAActttaatgtgaattatttctaAAAGAAACAATGGTCCTGTTTAAGCTAGTGTCAGTTAAATGCTACAATATCTACAAGTAATCTAGCCATATGTCTTATGAGGCTATTATACTATTATAGAGGTTGTCAGAGCCCCATTCATTAAGCTTGGTTTTGCCAGGTAGAGCCTGTCACAAAGTACCCTTATCAGCACAATTCATtcagaatgtaaataaaatataacatttttattcctcagtatattattataattttggtatatatatattagtccttCTTTAGTTATAtcagtgtctgcactccaatgcAAAATATTCACAAGACGGGCTGCACAGTCAaatcaaatgtataaaaataatttttagaccGGCACACCCTTGTTAAAACGTTGTGTCTTTATTACAAGCACGCTGCACAAAAAATCTGACGTtttggtccttattaggacctttctccaaaaataaatatatatatattgatttatacTTTAAAGAACTGCACAACAAAATGGAAATTTTCCTTACCTGTTCTTCCAGGGGTCTCTCTTCACTTAATTCCCTGTTGTGTACAGCTTTATCTAAGGGAGACaagatatttatattattattttttggccCGTGTCTATGGCTTTCATAACCAAAATAATTGTTGCTGATCAACtcctattattattaattaatgcaAGAAGCTTGTGACAtccataaattattattttaaaataagtttTTTGTAGTAATTTCTACTATGTGTCATATGTCATATTTACGTACCACATTTCCAATAATTTAATCAGCCAGTATGCTTTTTGTCAGATCTAGAACTTTACCATAGAAACAATAGTTATGGACTGTTATGGCGCCAACTGATCAGTCAGAGACCTGCATGATGTAATCAGAGCTGTATATCAATGTATTTAGTGTTTGTGCAAAAAGAAAGAGCTTAAACTGAGGTATCAGGTTTAGGACCCGCTAAGAACTTCACTTTTCAACGTGCACATCAGCTTTCACCAGGGTATTGTAGTTTAAGTGGTAAAAGACAGTGTGAATTACTAACCTGAGTTTTGAACTGTGGTGCTAAGTGTATAACTGTGGTCCTGTAGGAATGCAATTTTTTAATCTCTCCTTTAAGAGGTACTGCCCTTAAAATATTAGCCACTTCACTTCTGTTCTGGAGTGTCCAGAGGATACTTGCCCTCTACAGTCTCTCCATAATATTAGGAATGCAGTGGCTGAATTTTAAGGTGGACATGGAGAGCTCAGGCTGTAGTGGCACGTCCCTTCTGGGGACTGAAGTATAAATGCCATGCCTCCATGTTAGGATTACTTGTCTAAAGAAAATCACCCTGCTGAATATACTAAGCACCTTGGTTAAAAGTATGTCAATATAGCTTTAAACAAAGAATGGCAGTGTAAAATTATTTGTGTTGAATTATGcaaactgtattaaaaatgcatagGACTTAAAAATAGTGGGAACAAATTCGGGTTATGTTTGTAAAAAATAGCATATGTTAAAGCTACTTTTTcgattatttttagaaaataaaaaactgacaacaattgtagaaaaaaacccaaaacagtaTAAATTCTAGTGAATTTTACACTTAAATGTACAGTTTAAAGCGCCAAGATGCTACCAAAATGTATTGTAGATATCACTGCTTTAGTCATATCTCCCAAATGTCTAAAATACTGGACTTGTGTCTAAAACTGGTGATATATGGAATGTTTACTAAACAGTAATACCCACCATAATCTGATTACTTTAATAAGAAGATTAAAAAGAACATTGTATTTCTACAGTCTCCCAGCCTGTCTGCCCTGCTTCTTTAAAACGCTCATGTTTTCTACAAATTGATTTCACCATTTCCTACAAAACAACACAACCATGAGCTCATGCATTTCAGTCAAGATTTATCAGtgccttttttatttgcttttttttagtgttttctaGTCTAAGTAGCAACCATATTAAATGGTAACACCActcaaaatctatttttttttcatagtgaaagaaaatgtatttctaagcagCATtctaatatatattcattaaaaatttCCAATAGTTCTGTgggtctgactcttgaaacaatgtagcagaggccAGTTCCCCTCCAGGTCTTCTAAGCAGCTTGCTCCCTTACATTGCTTCAGGAATCAGAGggtgcagtgcagagaatataaacagcctgaCAGAGATTGCTTTCATGActagttacatttacaaatggcaCAACTGGATATGTGTAATTATTGTACATTGGACAGTTGCTTAGAATGTAACTTTCATTCATTATGCAATGAGtgatgttcccctttaaagaaatgtaaatcCCTTACCTTGCTTAATGCCGGGGTTGGGGAAGCCCTGGACGTGCCAGAAAACCCCAATGATTGcagtaataaaaacatattttggaCCCATCTGTTCTGGAAGTGCCTTTCCTCGTTTAATGTGCTGTAGTCGGACCCAGGTACTGTGCTAATGAGTTCGGATTTCCCCTTCAGACTGATGGGAGTTGGAAATGCAGGGAGCGACCTTCCCGCTATGGAGAACCTGAGAGACTTGGACTAAAGGTGAGAGCGGAGCTGTCCAGGGCTGTGGTGCTGAAGCTGCTGTACGGAGCGCTGCTGGCTGCTGATAGCTGCTAAGGGCAGCTGCCTCTATTGTTCATCGCTAGATAACATCAAACTGCACATACTCCACTGTCCTTTCTTGCTGACAGCTGGAGAAAAATCGCTCGGAAATCAAAAATCAATGATCCAGTTTGCGTCACCTGGCTGGGAGCTCGTCAGTTCCTTGTAAAGAGCACCCTGGCTCCACCAATGCTGCCGTACGTGACATTCAGACCTTTACGGTTCCCAAATAGGATATGTAAGAGCCGTTCTGATTGGAGCCTGTCTGAGCTATGATTGGACGCTGACCAGTCCTTTTGTGTTCTGGCTTTGAGACGGGTTTGGTCTGTATGTTTCATGCAGGTATATTAGGCAAAAAGTTTTGGGAAAACGACTGAGAGGTTAGCATTTAAAGTTACACCATCAGAGATATATAGGGGCTCTGTACAGTAAGGTTGTAAAGCAACACCCAGATAAAAACTGATCTCATCAGAGGGACTATGTGCCTTTCTTTGCAACCTCATTGCAACTGAAAAGTGTACAGGAAAAAACgtattttattttatctatttttttttagattgctAGTTTGGTCATATTGATGATATTGGACGtttcggaaaaaaaaattgcaagtcAAACCTGCTGTGTATCAGATTACAGGATTCTGTTGTCTCCACAGCCCTGAAATCCAATAAATCATTCAGTCATTTTATCAACAGGCTTAACGTTCTGGAATAGTAAATAAAGGCAACTGAAGTGACAATGCAGCCATGTGATGCCTAGTAACAGATAAGGTAGCGCAACTGTCAGGCTGATGAGTATGCACTTTTATTTGCAATGAATGatttaaatttgaattaattTCCAGGGCTTTAAACATTTCCTTGTGTGGATGAGCACTGGAAATAAACATGTCTCTTCTAAAACGAACTGCTTTTAGTTCAGAGGTGCATGCATAGTATGCCAAATGATAATATTTTCAGGATGGAGCAACCTAGAGCCCTCCAaatattgctgaactgcaacttttAACATAGCAGACTTCGGAGGATAGAGGACATTTGTCACCACAGCTCAATACCAGCTGGCAGGCTTTAGATATCTCTACTCAGTTTACTGCTCAGCAACTAAGATATGTAAACAAAAAtctataaaatgtttgcttttagttTGCTTTTTCCCCCAAGACCCAGTTCTTTAAGCATGATATTATGTCTTAAAAATGGCAGCATGGGGCTGTGTGTGTCAAAACATGGACTGATAAAGTGTGGcataataagattaaaaaaaaggtaGAACTAGAACAGCAAACAGACAGTGTCACAAATGAGCATATCTCCTACAATAAAAATTCCAGTAAAACAAATTTACTCCTACCTGTCAAATGTACCTGTATCCACTCAGGTATATTGCAAGTCATATGGCATAATGTGGCTAGAAATGTGTATACTTATTGTACCAGCCCAGAAGTTCTACATCCCTATAACACTAAAAATACATGCCTTCAAATACTATCTTTTGAGTGCCTGTGAAACTGCCAGGCCCATATTTATgccgaggccacaaaggcccaggcctagggcagctgAAATATAgaggtggcatgctgcccagcggCACTGGAATATTTTgcccacatacggagcaatgaggAGAGGATGCTAAAGAAACTTTAGctcgtcctctccccactgctccatatgagtTAAGTGGCACGCCTGGGGGGGATGATGGGTGAGGTGGGCGGGCGGCAAAAGGGGGTGGCCTCGCCGCGCTCTATTCAGAATTCCGGGCCCtggacactacacatgctcagtgtggggGTAAACAGAAGTCATCAACACATTAACCAAAATAGATGTTTCTTTTGTCATAGGAGCCAGTGTTGGagtgagatgccaggggcccaccagaataccttggaccatgggcccactctttaaactattattcctcctttgctcatttaatctctttattctcatagggaatgacaatgaagcaggccaccgggagttttcctggtatcccgatggaccagtccaacttcAGCAAAAAGCTAGAAGCaagggggcccactgacacctaggcccaccgggagttttcctgctatcctcgtgggccagtccggcactgataggagctgatgctacagggcttaaTTCTGATGCAGATTACACTGCCTTTATTACTGTCATGTAGTATAGATTTAAATAAGTGGACTAATCAGCTTTGTAGTGGGagttttgtattttatacatattgtatattgtgAGATGGGCCCTAGGCTTAGGAAACTGACAGCAGCCAAGAGTGCATGCTGTATATCAGCATACAAGAAGCAGGCTAAAGtgctgtggtggccttgggctgctacataataataataaaaaaaaataatgtatagcACTTCTAGCCAATTccttgttaagctttagttttcctttatgagTGATCAAAACAAGACAAtcttttaaaggcaaaataacGGCCA contains:
- the scg3 gene encoding secretogranin-3 isoform 2 precursor (isoform 2 precursor is encoded by transcript variant 2); translated protein: MGPKYVFITAIIGVFWHVQGFPNPGIKQDKAVHNRELSEERPLEEQIAEADTVSRGTSKENQEMLKNDSFADELGLLMSVAEKEGDVKRSGSVRSSVGGHRGTLDDADSTKNLKPAEYFDSTKSMLDYKYEDDPDGLHQLDGTPLTAEDIVRKIATRIYEENDRGVFDKIVSKLLNLGLITESQAYTLEDEVAEVLQQLIANEAKNREKEAGDLDYAAVRSDVYDDDKQEGKMETRNKNEDRESSETKNEDSFSSKERRNELSPEEDFDDLQYFPNFNRLIKSLNSENDAKEKKTLITIMKTLIDFVKMMVKYGTITPEEGVNYLENLDAMIAVQAKNKLGKSFGSHKSILSDKNVDESDSTKQEAAKMEKEYEALKDSTKPEPKDAEDKDKPKGKAETYLEAIRKNIEWLKEHNKEGNKGDNDLSKLKDFINQQADSYVEKGILDKEEANVIKRIYSSL
- the scg3 gene encoding secretogranin-3 isoform 1 precursor (isoform 1 precursor is encoded by transcript variant 1), yielding MGPKYVFITAIIGVFWHVQGFPNPGIKQDKAVHNRELSEERPLEEQIAEADTVSRGTSKENQEMLKNDSFADELGLLMSVAEKEGDVKRSGSVRSSVGGHRGTLDDADSTKNLKPAEYFDSTKSMLDYKYEDDPDGLHQLDGTPLTAEDIVRKIATRIYEENDRGVFDKIVSKLLNLGLITESQAYTLEDEVAEVLQQLIANEAKNREKEAGDLDYAAVRSDVYDDDKQEGKMETRNKNEDRESSETKNEDSFSSKERRNELSPEEDFDDLQYFPNFNRLIKSLNSENDAKEKKTLITIMKTLIDFVKMMVKYGTITPEEGVNYLENLDAMIAVQAKNKLGKSFGSHKSILSEDKNVDESDSTKQEAAKMEKEYEALKDSTKPEPKDAEDKDKPKGKAETYLEAIRKNIEWLKEHNKEGNKGDNDLSKLKDFINQQADSYVEKGILDKEEANVIKRIYSSL